The following proteins are encoded in a genomic region of Triticum dicoccoides isolate Atlit2015 ecotype Zavitan chromosome 1B, WEW_v2.0, whole genome shotgun sequence:
- the LOC119351030 gene encoding uncharacterized protein LOC119351030, with protein MDPLPDIYPLTSLQIGDMQSYISRAFLYFAPVSKKVLILVDNQPWMTGKQSRSARLWQFMITKYRMSPFVNLRSGTDTAAAMATTDKRKITTAMRRWLAVANSTPALLHGFLVFEVSWRDVHGINYYNDLLTDTSLALEARYLNKWEFYSAEQAAGCVSQWFLGRASETHSLQGYLLYYHHYHHRPRHHRSSAASAGEEEHARDDVMMMAASSSGDERCTPRAATLRRRMSWRSRARRKNLQQQKYTDRQDQEEEEKEGEDEGLRVPMHMHMHMHMQQYRYNDTLLLFRSRDAALPFKLRQIITSDIRLLTLLESGLPSWVIFLQSYPVLCHMYRPWMRPLARSLYVLASLVTVIIGFYDLYKNVPLLKSAAARICGPLFEWIETWDMVTRIQYLGTILFLRNLRKFMQGLLTLLQAARALLRVMLAPLADLGLCQLLATLGVLASHAWGLVVDLAEVVWAPFDVVLDCVARVVSSLWPVLKVVVLPARFVVAVAACAGSVLSNSYNFFKDIWETLSSIFELNHMSEAQQSAFDMTTLKTLWNDLFSQIFRAIRGILNGILVFFYACNRHRLSIYNHAQTRLRNMLRVTRLAPKQHAPCHCNSTTKHPNHEDAPVQCDVCK; from the exons ATGGATCCTCTGCCGGATATATATCCCTTGACAAGCTTGCAGATTGG GGACATGCAGTCTTATATCTCCCGGGCGTTCCTCTACTTTGCGCCGGTGAGCAAGAAGGTGTTGATTCTTGTGGACAACCAGCCATGGATGACCGGCAAGCAGTCCAGATCCGCAAGGCTATGGCAGTTCATGATCACAAAG TACAGGATGTCTCCATTTGTGAATTTGAGGAGTGGCACCGacacggcggcggcgatggcgaccaCAGACAAAAGAAAAATCACGACGGCGATGCGAAGGTGGCTGGCGGTGGCGAACTCCACCCCGGCGCTGCTCCACGGGTTCCTGGTGTTCGAGGTGTCATGGCGGGACGTGCACGGCATCAACTACTACAACGACCTGCTCACCGACACGTCCCTCGCACTGGAGGCGCGCTACCTCAACAAGTGGGAGTTTTACAGTGCCGAGCAGGCCGCCGGTTGCGTGTCTCAGTGGTTCCTCGGCCGCGCCTCCGAGACGCACTCCCTCCAAGGGTACCTACTCTACTATCACCACTATCATCATCGTCCTCGTCACCATCGCTCCTCCGCGGCATCCGCCGGAGAAGAGGAACACGCTCGCGACGACGTTATGATGATGGCAGCCAGCAGCAGCGGCGACGAGAGGTGCACGCCGAGAGCGGCGACgttgaggaggaggatgagctGGCGGAGCAGGGCTAGGAGGAAGAACCTACAGCAGCAGAAATACACAGATCGCCaggaccaggaggaggaggagaaggagggggaGGATGAAGGGCTTAGGGTTCCCATGCATATGCATATGCATATGCATATGCAGCAGTATAGGTACAATGACACCTTGCTCCTGTTCCGGTCTCGGGACGCGGCGCTGCCGTTCAAGCTCCGGCAGATCATCACGTCAGACATCCGGTTGCTGACGCTGCTCGAGTCTGGGCTGCCGTCGTGGGTCATCTTCTTGCAGTCATACCCGGTGTTGTGCCACATGTACCGGCCATGGATGCGGCCCCTAGCACGGAGCCTCTACGTGCTCGCCTCCCTCGTCACCGTCATCATCGGCTTCTACGACCTATACAAGAACGTGCCGCTGCTCAAGTCCGCGGCGGCGCGCATCTGCGGCCCGCTCTTCGAGTGGATCGAGACGTGGGACATGGTGACCCGCATCCAGTACCTGGGCACCATCCTCTTCCTCCGCAACCTGCGCAAGTTCATGCAGGGCCTGCTCACGCTCCTTCAAGCCGCCAGGGCACTGCTCCGTGTTATGCTCGCTCCATTGGCCGACCTAGGGTTGTGTCAGCTGCTTGCCACACTCGGCGTCCTAGCCTCACACGCGTGGGGCCTGGTGGTGGACCTGGCAGAGGTGGTGTGGGCGCCCTTCGACGTGGTGCTCGACTGCGTCGCCCGGGTGGTGTCGTCCTTGTGGCCGGTGCTCAAGGTGGTGGTGTTGCCGGCGAGGTTCGTGGTGGCGGTCGCAGCCTGCGCGGGGTCAGTGCTGTCCAACAGCTACAACTTCTTCAAGGACATTTGGGAGACTCTGAGCAGCATCTTCGAGCTCAACCACATGTCGGAGGCGCAACAGAGCGCTTTTGACATGACCACGCTCAAGACCTTGTGGAATGACCTCTTCTCGCAGATCTTCCGGGCCATCAGGGGTATCCTCAATGGCATCCTTGTCTTCTTCTACGCCTGCAACAGGCACAGGCTCAG CATCTACAATCACGCACAGACAAGGCTGCGAAATATGCTTCGTGTCACTAGATTGGCGCCAAAACAACATGCACCATGCCACTGCAACTCCACCACCAAGCACCCAAACCATGAG GATGCACCCGTTCAATGCGACGTATGCAAGTGA